The Pseudomonas sp. Marseille-Q3773 DNA window AGCAGCCGATCCCGATCACCTCGTCGCTGCAGGTGCGCCTCAAGGGCAAGCCGCTGAGCAAGGGCGCGACCATCGCCCAGGTGCTGCTGACCTTCGACGGTGAAGCGGCCAAGAGCCTGAAAAAACCCGTGTATGACGAGAAAACCCGCACCCTGAGCCTTAATTACCCGGTCAGCGACTACCGGGTGATCATGGACCTGCTGCGCAATGAAACACTGTATGTGCAGTTCCTCACCTACGGTAACGGTCATATCTGGGCCGACCTGCACACCGGCACCGTTCGTACGCGTTGAGGCGCGCGGGCCGAGGGCGGTACACTGCCGGCCTTCGAAATCCCGTGATGGTCCAGTTGGAGTCGGCAATGCGTAAAGACAAGAAACAGGTAATCGGCGACGAGATCAGCGACGACTACATCAAGACGTTCCTGCAATTCGAGCCGGCCGATGGGGTGACCTCGCCTTCGCTGCACAAGCTGGTCAAGGCCTACCGGGGCCTGCGCGTCGACGACTTCGCGCGCTTTGTCGGCTTCTTCGTCGAAGCGGGCCTGGACCTGGATGGCAAGGACGAGCATGGCAAGACCTTCGTCGAGCTGATTGCCGACCAGCGCAATGCGGCGGAGTACCTCGAGATCATCGCCAACGCCCGTGGTTAATTTGTAAACCTGTCCTGGCCTCTTCGCGGGTAAACCCGCTCCCACAGGTACAGCGCAGCCCTCAGCTATGGTGCTGTCGTTGTGAGAGCGGGTTTACCCGCGAAAGGGCCGAAACAGGCTGGCAAAGATCCAGGCACAAAAAAACGCCCCGAGGGGCGTTTTTTCGTTACCGCTGCAATCAGGCGTAATGCTTGGCTGCCGGGCTGCTTTCCACCAGGTCCAGCGCCACGTCGTTGTCGGCACTGATCTTGTGGTACAGGGCTGCGTCGGTCGCCAGGGTCTTCTCGCGCGCCGGGAAGATTTCCTTGAGCTTGGCAGCCCAGGCACCTTTGGCCTGCTCGGGGAAGCAGCGCTCGATCAGTTCCAGCATGATCGACACGGTTACCGAAGCACCCGGCGATGCGCCGAGCAGTGCCGCCAGGCTACCGTCCTGGGCCGAGACCAGCTCGGTACCGAACTGCAGCACGCCGCCTTTCTTCGGGTCCTTCTTGATGATCTGCACACGCTGGCCAGCCACTTCCAGGCGCCAGTCTTCGGCCTTGGCCTGCGGGTAGAAGCGGCGCAGGGCTTCCAGGCGCTGCTCCATCGACTGCATCACTTCACTGACCAGGTACTTGGTCAGGTCCATATTGTCGCGGGCCACGGCCAGCATCGGGCCGATGTTGCCCATGCGCACCGACAGCGGCAGGTCCATCAGCGAACCGTGCTTGAGGAACTTGGTGGTGAAGCCGGCGTACGGCCCGAACAGCAGCGATTTCTTGCCGTCGACCACGCGGGTGTCCAGGTGCGGTACCGACATCGGTGGTGCACCGACCGCGGCCTGGCTGTAGACCTTGGCCTGGTGCTGCTTGACGATTTCCGGGTTGTCGCAACGCAGCCACTGGCCGCTGACCGGGAAGCCGCCGAAGCCTTTGCTTTCCGGAATGCCAGACATCTGCAGCAGCGGCAGGGCCGCGCCACCGGCGCCGAGGAAGACGAAGCGGGCGTCCACTTCGCGGCTGCCGCCGCTGTTCACGTCCTTGATGCTCACGGTCCAGCCGCTGCCGTTACGGCGCAGGCCGACGACCTTCTTGCTGTACTTGACCTGGGCGTGCTCGGTGTCGCCCAGCAGCTTCAGCAGCTTGTTGGTCAGCGCGCCAAAGTTGACGTCGGTGCCCTTGAGTACGCGGGTGGCGGCGATGCGCTGGTCGGCCGGGCGGCCTGGCATCATCAGCGGCATCCAGTCCTTCATCACCGCCTTGTCTTCGGTGTATTCCATCTCGGCGAAGGCGTGGTGCTGCTTGAGCAGCTCGAAGCGCTTCTTGAGGAAGGCAATACCCTTGTCACCCTCGACATAGCTCAGGTGCGGTACAGGATTGATGAAAGCACGCGCCGAGCCGAAGTTGCCCTTCTTGCTCAGGTAGGCCCAGAACTGGCGCGAAACCTCGAACTGGGTGTTGATGTGCACGGCCTTCTTGATGTCGATGCTGCCATCGGCGGCCTGCGGCGTGTAGTTGAGCTCGCACAGGCCGGCGTGGCCGGTACCTGCATTGTTCCAGGGGTTGGAGCTTTCCGCGGCTCCGGAGTCCATCGCCTCGACCACCTCGAGTTTCAGGGCCGGGTCGAGCTCCTTGAGCAGTACGGCCAGGGTGGCACTCATGATGCCCGCGCCTACCAGTACCACATCAACCGATTCGTTCTGCGCCATTTAACGCGTCTCCACAATCTACAGCTACCTAATTGACAGCATAGGACCTGGGGTCGCCAGGATCGCCATGTCCGACTTCTCGCAGTTCTTGCAACTTCCGCGGGCACCGCCAATCAGTCTTCGGGTTCGGCTATTGAACGCCGTTTGCCACGGGTGCGGCAATTCGACTTATGGTCAAGGTGTCGTGCGTGCGTTATGGAACGGCTCAGATACTCATCCGGGATGAGCGCATTTGCCGCCTGTTCAGGGCTGTTCGGGACACATCTGCCGCTTTTGCACATGCCAGACTGTTCATTTGCTCGCCACACTCTTGTGAAGTTGTGAAAACCGTTTTTTCACGCTCTTTTGGAGACGTGAACCTCAAAAGGGGACTGCGCGATGGCAACCCGCAGGTTCATGCAGTGTGAAGGGCCGGAAAAGCAGGCACGACAGCCGATGCAAGACCTGAGTGGAAGGCTCTCTGTGGGCGAAGCGGTGAAGTTGCCGGGGTCAATCGGCGATGCGGGGCCCGATCAGGAGACGTCCTTATAATCGGGGGGAGATTATAGCGAGGTCGCGCGCAGAAATGTCGCCATTCGTGGTTTTTATTGCAGCGTTTGTCAGGCTGCGAGGATGCGCTGGTGCCAGCGGCGGCTTGCGCGTGCGCAAACCCGGGCACTGGCGGGCAGCTCGCGGCCCAGCCAGGCGAGCTGGATTTCCCCGATCCGGACCCAGCCGCTGCCGCTGGGGGCGTGGCTGCATTGCTTGAAGGCCAGGCATTTGCCGTCGGCATCGAGGCGCGCATAGGCGTGTTGGCGCGGGCGTTGGAAGAGCAGGGTCCAGAGCGAGGCCATGGCAGCGGGTCCTGTGCGTTAGGGCTTGGCGCAAGGATAAGGGCGCCGCGATGAAACCATTGTGACAACCGGGCCAGGCCGATGACTGGTCGCTGTGTCGCTGGGTATACTGTGGGCCTTCGCCGCATTTTCTGGAGTAACGCGCATGTTGCAACGTCTGTTGTTCGGTTTGATCGCCGTGGCCAGCCTCAGCCTGGTTGGTTGTGCCCACAGCCCGCAACAACTCAACCCGCAACCCACGCTCAAGGCCCAGCTCGCCCCGGTCGGCCATGGCCAGCCGGTAGTGGTCCGGGTGGTTGATGGCCGGGCGTCGCAGTCCCTGGGCACTCGTGGTGGCATGTACCCCGAAACCAGCACCATCAGCGTCAGCGGTAACGACATCGTGCCCAAGCTGCAGGCCCAGGCGGAAGCCGCCGTGCGTCTGCTCGGCTTCACCCCGACGCCCAACGCCTATAACGCGCCGCAGCTGACCGTGACCCTGGCCGAGTTGAAGTACCAGTCGCCGAAAGACAATCTGTACGTCACCGAGGCGACCATCGGCGCTACCTTCCGTGCCGACGTTGCCAACGGCGGCCGTACCTACAGCGGCCGTTACGGCGCTTCGCTGGACCAGCGTTTCGGCATGGCGCCGAACCAGGAAACCAACAACCAGCTGGTGGGCGATGTGCTGAGCGATGCCCTGACCCGCCTGTTCAAGGACCCGAGCATCGGGCAGGTACTGGGGCAGTAGAGCCTTTTCGTGGCATGAGGAAAACCCGCTGCCTGTATTCCAGGCAGCGGGTTTTTAGTTGGCTATAGCGGCCTTTTGCGGGTGAAACCGCGAAGAGGTCGGCCCAGGCTCATGCAGCTTGTATCTGGAAGTCCAGCACGCTGAGGCCGGTATGGATATCGATATCCGGTAAATCTTCATGCACGTGCCCGCCCAGCGCGCAATACACCAGCCATTGGCGGTCCTGCACGTTGATGGCAAAACCATCGATCAGCGCCTGCTGTTCGTCGCTCTGGGCGACGAGGTAGAGGCGGTCCTGGTTTTCGGCGTGCAGCATGAACTCGCTCCGGATCATGGAAAGGCCGACAGGGTGGCCTGTTCAGATGACGAGCACATGACAGATGAAATTTAATGACACTTTGTCGCCCGGGCCGGGTATCAGGGTTTGACTTGGGTAGAATGCGGGCCTCGTCGCTCACACCGAGGTTGCGTGATGTCCTTGCAAGTGCTTTGGGGGTTCCTGGCCGCCCACCCGACCAAACTGATCAATCTGCTGGCGCTGCTGCTGACCTGCCCGGGCGGGCTGCTGCTGCACGGTGCACGGCGGCGCGAGGCCGAGACCCGCGAGTACATGGCAATGGGCGAGGGGGTAGTGGACGCATTCGACCTGCGGGTGCCGCGTTACTTCTACATTCTCGGTTTTTCGTGCCTGGCGATGGCGTTGCTGCTGTCCTGGTTCAGTACCTGGCTCTGAAAAAAACCGGGGCTGCCAAGCAGCCCCCGTTTCATCAGGCGACTGGTGCCTGCTGCCTGACCTGATACTGGTTACGCACCGGCGTTGCATACTGCAACACCAGGTACGGCCGCTGCTCTTCAGGGCAGGCATCCAGGCGGCGTTGCCATTCCTCTCTGGCCCGGGCCAGCTCATCGGCCGGGAATACCTTTTCGGCGCTCGGTACCTGCAAGGACTCATCCTTGCCTTCCCACATCGCATAGGCCAGGTAGTGCACCGGGAACAGCCGGTAGCCGCCGAGGATCTGACGGTCGATTTCCGCTGCCAGTTGCTTGGTGTCCTCGTAGTACTCGGTCACCGGAGGGGCAAAGTTGATATGCACCCTGCCCTTGTAGCCGGTAATGCCCTTGGCGATGCTGTTGTCATCCTCACCCGGCGCCTTCTTGTAGGTGCCGGTGGTGGCGCGGATGTACAGCTCGCGGGCCTTGGCCTGGTCGCACGGGTCGTATTCGTAGCTGATCGACACCGGCGTCAGGTTCAGGCTCTGGATCACCGCGCCGAACGGTTCGTCCTTGCGGCTCATGTGGAACATCTTGAGGATCGCCGAGTCGGTGCGATCGTCACCGTCCTTGGCGCGGCCTTCGGCCTGGGCGATCCAGATCGATGTCACGTCGTTGCGGATCGAGTGGTTGATGTACGCCGAAAGCAACTGGTAGGCGGCCAGCTTCTCGCGTCGCCCACTGATGGAACGGTGCACGATGAAGCTCTTGTTCAGGCGCATCATGTCGCTGACAAAGGGTTTCTGCAGCAGGTTGTCGCCAATGGCGATGCGCGGCGTGGGCAGGCCGGCATGGTAAACCGCGTAGTTGACAAAGGCAGGGTCCATGACGATGTCGCGGTGGTTGGCCAGGAACAGGTAGGCGGTACCGGCCTTGAGCTGCTCCACGCCAGAATAGGTGACGCCGTCGGTGGCGCGGTCGATGGTCTGGTCGACGTAGTATTCGACTTTGTCCTGCAACGTCGAGACACAGCTGACGCCGGCGAATTCCTTGCGCAGGCGGCGTGCGATCAGCGGCTTGAGCAACCAGCCCAGGGCGCCGGCCGCACGCGGGAAGCGGAAGTGGGTGAGGATATCGAGGAATGCCGGGTCGCTGAGCAGGCGTGCCAGAACGGCAGGGACCTCAGCGTCGTCGTACGGTCGGATGGCATCGAATTCGCCCATCATGCTCTCTTGTTGGAAACGGCTAGGGTAATAAGGTAGGGACGGGCTCCGAAAAACGGCTCGGACGCACACAGGCCCTGTAAACAGACCGGCAATTATACGCATAAGTCACCGCGGAGGCCGCGATGCTGGAAACCGACTTCTATGATTGCCCGTATTGTGGCGAACGGGTGGAAACCACCGTCGATCTGTCGGCTGGCGACCAGATCTATACCGAGGACTGCCAGGTGTGCTGCCAGCCTGTGGTGTTCATTCTGCAGGTGCATGGCGACGAATGGATGCTCGAAGTCCGCCGCGAGGATGACGCTTGATGCAGCGAATCTACGAACCGGAAAGCCTGCTCGAGGCGGAAATGCTGGCAGGCATGCTGGCCAACGAAGGTGTTGAAGTACATGTGGTCGGCCGCGACCTGATCGGAGCTGCCGGCGAGCTGCCGCTGCAAGGCCTGCTGGGGCTGGCCGTGGCTGATGAGCAGGCCGCATACGCACGACAGCTGATCGATGCGTACAATGACGCCCAGCCACTGTTTGGCGACGAACCGGAGAGTTTTCCCGGTACCTTGATCTGTTAGGTTCTGAATTCGCCCATGTGTGGACGTTACGCGCTGTTTCGCTGGCCCCAGGCGCTGGCCTGCCTACCGGGCTTTCCTGCCGGGCAACCAGCCCAATGGAACATCTCGCCAGGGGCTTCGGTACTGATCCAGCGGCAGCTGGACGGCCAGTTGCAATTGGCCAAGGCGCGCTGGGGGCTGACCCCGGCCTGGCTCACCGACCTGTCGCGTACCCCGGCCCATGCCCGCGCCGAGACCCTGGCCGAACAGCCGATGTTCCGCGATGCGTTCCGCCAACGGCGCTGCCTGATGCCGGCCAACGGTTTCTACGAATGGCGTGGCAGTGTGCGCAAGCGCCCGTACTGGTTGACCCCAGGGGAGGGCGCGTCGCTATACTTCGCCGCTGTCTGGGAGGCTTACCCCGTGCAGGACCAAGTGTGGCTGAGTTGTGCGGTAGTGACCCAGGCGGCCATGAACCAGCGTCGGCCGTTGATCCTGGATGAAGCAGGGCAGGCGGCCTGGCTTGACCCGGATACGCCACTGACGCGCCTGCACGAGCTGCTGGCCAGCCCGTCGGCACAGTTGCGTGAGCGGGCATTGGCCAACTTCGTCAATGACCCGAAGCTGGATGCACCGGAGTGCCTGACCCCGGCCTGATGGCCGGTCTGGGCCCCGCGTGTTCGGGCT harbors:
- a CDS encoding PA4642 family protein — protein: MRKDKKQVIGDEISDDYIKTFLQFEPADGVTSPSLHKLVKAYRGLRVDDFARFVGFFVEAGLDLDGKDEHGKTFVELIADQRNAAEYLEIIANARG
- the mqo gene encoding malate dehydrogenase (quinone) produces the protein MAQNESVDVVLVGAGIMSATLAVLLKELDPALKLEVVEAMDSGAAESSNPWNNAGTGHAGLCELNYTPQAADGSIDIKKAVHINTQFEVSRQFWAYLSKKGNFGSARAFINPVPHLSYVEGDKGIAFLKKRFELLKQHHAFAEMEYTEDKAVMKDWMPLMMPGRPADQRIAATRVLKGTDVNFGALTNKLLKLLGDTEHAQVKYSKKVVGLRRNGSGWTVSIKDVNSGGSREVDARFVFLGAGGAALPLLQMSGIPESKGFGGFPVSGQWLRCDNPEIVKQHQAKVYSQAAVGAPPMSVPHLDTRVVDGKKSLLFGPYAGFTTKFLKHGSLMDLPLSVRMGNIGPMLAVARDNMDLTKYLVSEVMQSMEQRLEALRRFYPQAKAEDWRLEVAGQRVQIIKKDPKKGGVLQFGTELVSAQDGSLAALLGASPGASVTVSIMLELIERCFPEQAKGAWAAKLKEIFPAREKTLATDAALYHKISADNDVALDLVESSPAAKHYA
- a CDS encoding YajG family lipoprotein; the protein is MLQRLLFGLIAVASLSLVGCAHSPQQLNPQPTLKAQLAPVGHGQPVVVRVVDGRASQSLGTRGGMYPETSTISVSGNDIVPKLQAQAEAAVRLLGFTPTPNAYNAPQLTVTLAELKYQSPKDNLYVTEATIGATFRADVANGGRTYSGRYGASLDQRFGMAPNQETNNQLVGDVLSDALTRLFKDPSIGQVLGQ
- a CDS encoding 1-acyl-sn-glycerol-3-phosphate acyltransferase, coding for MMGEFDAIRPYDDAEVPAVLARLLSDPAFLDILTHFRFPRAAGALGWLLKPLIARRLRKEFAGVSCVSTLQDKVEYYVDQTIDRATDGVTYSGVEQLKAGTAYLFLANHRDIVMDPAFVNYAVYHAGLPTPRIAIGDNLLQKPFVSDMMRLNKSFIVHRSISGRREKLAAYQLLSAYINHSIRNDVTSIWIAQAEGRAKDGDDRTDSAILKMFHMSRKDEPFGAVIQSLNLTPVSISYEYDPCDQAKARELYIRATTGTYKKAPGEDDNSIAKGITGYKGRVHINFAPPVTEYYEDTKQLAAEIDRQILGGYRLFPVHYLAYAMWEGKDESLQVPSAEKVFPADELARAREEWQRRLDACPEEQRPYLVLQYATPVRNQYQVRQQAPVA
- a CDS encoding CPXCG motif-containing cysteine-rich protein; translation: MLETDFYDCPYCGERVETTVDLSAGDQIYTEDCQVCCQPVVFILQVHGDEWMLEVRREDDA
- a CDS encoding DUF2007 domain-containing protein, with translation MQRIYEPESLLEAEMLAGMLANEGVEVHVVGRDLIGAAGELPLQGLLGLAVADEQAAYARQLIDAYNDAQPLFGDEPESFPGTLIC
- a CDS encoding SOS response-associated peptidase, with protein sequence MCGRYALFRWPQALACLPGFPAGQPAQWNISPGASVLIQRQLDGQLQLAKARWGLTPAWLTDLSRTPAHARAETLAEQPMFRDAFRQRRCLMPANGFYEWRGSVRKRPYWLTPGEGASLYFAAVWEAYPVQDQVWLSCAVVTQAAMNQRRPLILDEAGQAAWLDPDTPLTRLHELLASPSAQLRERALANFVNDPKLDAPECLTPA